One genomic window of Fusarium fujikuroi IMI 58289 draft genome, chromosome FFUJ_chr01 includes the following:
- a CDS encoding related to CDC5-protein kinase involved in regulation of DNA replication — protein sequence MSITAWTDEDVRASLVPQNEFPSCSYRRGTRLGRGACATVYKILNVKTGSLFAGKVSPENYDHLREEARNLARLNHPQIVKFVEYCEDKHNPAANVLVMELCAGGSLQDRIHDNPRGFKGEETLQVMLQVGQAVEYLHEKGLFHTDIKPRNIIVRSWSPVDVVLGDCAEVMKVQHIDPMKRPYGTRSYWSPYMERYGRNSGKSDDIWALGISLLGMMAQWPRCLVKQEKQYPKKCSNHAHELHKRNHGDDRLQILLRLLEWDHNKRITASELVKLVTERLEAGPYFVEELKSPEGFQPLVFW from the exons ATGAGCATCACCGCCTGGACTGACGAAGATGTTCGAGCGTCCCTCGTCCCCCAGAACGAGTTCCCTAGCTGCTCCTATCGTCGAGGAACTCGACTAGGACGAGGCGCGTGTGCCACCGTCTATAAGATCCTGAATGTCAAAACCGGAAGCCTATTCGCCGGCAAGGTCTCTCCTGAGAATTACGATCACCTACGAGAGGAAGCCAGAAACTTGGCTAGATTGAATCAT CCCCAAATCGTCAAGTTCGTCGAATACTGTGAGGACAAGCATAATCCAGCCGCCAATGTCCTTGTCATGGAGCTCTGTGCTGGGGGTAGTCTTCAAGACAGAATTCATGACAACCCCAGAGGCTTCAAAGGTGAAGAGACCTTGCAAGTCATGCTCCAGGTTGGGCAGGCCGTGGAGTATCTGCATGAGAAGGGACTCTTTCACACCGACATTAAGCCGCGTAACATCATTGTTCGATCCTGGTCCCCAGTTGATGTTGTCCTCGGCGACTGTGCTGAGGTTATGAAGGTCCAGCATATTGACCCAATGAAACGACCGTACGGAACCCGGTCCTACTGGTCGCCCTACATGGAGAGATACGGCAGAAATTCCGGCAAGAGCGACGACATCTGGGCACTCGGGATCTCACTTCTCGGGATGATGGCCCAGTGGCCTCGTTGTCTTgtgaagcaagaaaagcaaTATCCCAAAAAGTGCTCCAACCACGCACACGAGTTGCATAAGCGAAATCATGGCGATGACCGTTTGCAGATCCTGCTGCGCCTGCTGGAGTGGGATCATAACAAGCGGATCACCGCTTCCGAGCTGGTGAAGCTGGTGACTGAGCGTCTGGAGGCTGGCCCCTACTTTGTCGAGGAGCTGAAGTCTCCTGAGGGCTTCCAgcctttggtgttttggtaG
- a CDS encoding probable xanthine dehydrogenase: protein MAPSAVSPTRESNPEPLATLTSKFDDTLRFYLNGTKVVLDDIDPEVTVLEYLRGIGLTGTKLGCGEGGCGACTIVVSQYNPTTKKIYHASVNACLAPLVSLDGKHVVTVEGIGSSQKPHPTQERIAKSNGSQCGFCTPGIVMSLYALLRNNDSPSKDDVEEAFDGNLCRCTGYRSILDAAQTFSVDKPGMKFKKAGGTGCCMENGNGPPSGGCCMDKANLDDAPIKRFTPPGFIEYNPDTELIFPPALKRHELRPLAFGNKRRRWYRPVTVEQLLQIKSAHPQAKIIGGSTETQIETKFKALEYPVSVYVGDIAELRQYTFKDDHLEIGGNVILTDLESICEHAIPHYGRERAQVFEAMLKQLKFFAGRQIRNVGTPAGNLVTASPISDLNPVFWAANAVLVAKSSTKETEIPVSQFFTGYRKTALAQDAIIASIRIPVTQSKGEYFRAYKQAKRKDDDIAIVTGALRVRLDDEGIVQEAALIYGGMAAMTAAAKTAMEYLIGRRFADLETLEGTMNALGRDFDLQFSVPGGMASYRKSLAFGFFYRFYHDVLTILDGSSEQVDKEAIDEIERDLSSGAVDEDAAVAYKKEVTGKSNPHLAALKQTTGEAQYTDDIPAMKNELHACYVLSKRAHAKIISIDYSAALDIPGVVDVVDKDDMPSPDANKFGAPHFDEVFFAEGKVLTVGQPIALVLATSPLRAQEAARAVKIEYEDLPSVLSIEDAIAADSYHNFYRRIKKGDTEKAFKECDHVFTGTVRMGGQEHFYLETNACLVVPKPEDGEMEIFASTQNANETQVFASRVCDVQSNKVVVRVKRLGGAFGGKESRSVILSSILALAAKKTKRPVRYMLSREEDMVTSGQRHPFLGKYKVGVNKDGKIQALDCDVFNNAGWTFDLSAAVCERAMTHIDGCYDIPNVYIRGRLCKTNTMSNTAFRGFGGPQGMFIAESYMEEVADRLGMPVETLRQINLYEKDGQTHFGQGLGDWHVPLMYKQVQEEVMYEARRHAITDFNQTNKWRKRGLALIPTKFGISFTALFLNQAGALVHIYHDGSVLVAHGGTEMGQGLYTKLTQIAAQALGVPLDNVFISETSTNTVANASATAASASSDLNGYAIFNACEQLNERLAPYRKKLGPEATMKDLAHAAYFDRVNLSAQGFYKTPEIGYDWNTNKGKMFFYFTQGVAAAEVELDLLTGTWTCIRADIKMDVGQSINPAIDYGQIQGAFMQGLGLFTMEESLWLRNGPMAGHLFTRGPGAYKIPGFRDIPQTFNVSLLKDVEWKELRTIQRSRGVGEPPFFMGSSVFFAIRDALKAARAQSGVKATIGDDSCEGLLRLESPATPERIRLACEDEIMRKARVLPKEGERSFFVAI, encoded by the exons ATGGCGCCTAGCGCTGTATCTCCCACAAGGGAGTCCAATCCTGAGCCCTTGGCAACCCTAACCTCTAAATTCGATGATACCCTTCGATTCTATCTCAACGGGACCAAAGTTGTTCTGGACGACATAGATCCAGAGGTCACAGTCTTAGAATACCTACGAGGAATTGGTCTCACAGGAACAAAACT TGGCTGTGGCGAAGGCGGTTGCGGAGCTTGCACAATCGTGGTCAGCCAGTATAACCCAACAACCAAGAAGATCTACCATGCCAGTGTCAACGCGTGTCTGGCTCCTCTCGTCAGTCTAGACGGTAAACATGTCGTTACCGTTGAAGGTATCGGTAGCTCCCAGAAGCCCCACCCAACTCAGGAACGCATTGCCAAGTCCAATGGCAGCCAATGTGGTTTCTGTACTCCTGGTATTGTGATGAGCTTGTATGCTTTACTGCGAAACAACGACTCACCCTCcaaagatgatgttgaggaggcgtTTGATGGCAACCTGTGTCGATGTACTGGCTACCGTTCTATCCTAGATGCGGCTCAAACGTTCAGTGTTGATAAGCCGGGTATGAAGTTTAAGAAAGCAGGGGGTACTGGATGCTGCATGGAGAACGGCAACGGTCCACCCAGTGGAGGTTGCTGTATGGACAAAGCAAACCTCGATGATGCACCTATCAAAAGGTTCACGCCTCCAGGGTTCATCGAGTATAACCCAGACACAGAGCTTATCTTCCCACCGGCTCTCAAGAGACATGAGTTACGGCCTTTGGCTTTCGGAAACAAGAGACGGAGATGGTATCGTCCTGTCACCGTCGAGCAACTCCTGCAGATCAAGAGTGCTCATCCTCAGGCTAAGATTATCGGTGGAAGCACAGAAACTCAGATCGAAACAAAGTTCAAGGCTTTGGAGTACCCTGTGTCAGTTTATGTTGGCGATATTGCGGAGTTGCGGCAGTACACGTTCAAGGACGACCATCTTGAGATCGGTGGAAATGTTATCCTGACTGACCTTGAGAGTATTTGCGAGCATGCTATCCCTCACTATGGACGGGAACGCGCACAGGTATTTGAGGCGATgctcaagcagctcaagttCTTCGCTGGTCGACAAATTCGAAACGTTGGTACTCCTGCGGGTAACTTGGTCACTGCATCGCCAATCTCAGATCTCAACCCCGTATTCTGGGCTGCAAATGCTGTATTAGTGGCCAAGTCGTCCACCAAGGAAACAGAGATCCCTGTTTCTCAATTCTTTACAGGTTATCGAAAGACAGCACTCGCACAGGATGCGATCATTGCGTCGATACGAATTCCAGTCACTCAGAGTAAGGGCGAATACTTCAGAGCATACAAGCAGGCCAAGAGAAAGGATGACGATATCGCTATTGTCACTGGAGCTCTGCGGGTTcgcttggatgatgaaggtatcgttcaagaagcagcccTTATTTATGGTGGCATGGCTGCTATGACGGCTGCTGCCAAAACAGCCATGGAATACCTTATTGGGAGACGGTTTGCCGACTTGGAGACTTTGGAGGGAACTATGAACGCTCTTGGTCGCGACTTTGACTTGCAATTTAGTGTTCCGGGTGGCATGGCATCTTACCGAAAGTCTTTGGCTTTTGGATTCTTCTACCGGTTTTACCATGACGTTTTGACGATCCTCGATGGAAGCTCAGAGCAGGTTGACAAGGAGGCTATTGACGAGATTGAGCGAGACTTGTCCAGTGGAGCagtcgatgaggatgctgctgTGGCTTACAAGAAGGAAGTGACTGGCAAATCTAACCCCCATCTGGCTGCTCTCAAGCAAACAACAGGCGAGGCGCAATACACCGACGATATTCCTGCCATGAAGAACGAGCTTCATGCCTGTTATGTCCTTTCGAAACGAGCACACGCCAAGATCATCTCTATCGATTACTCGGCGGCTTTGGATATTCCGGGAGTAgtggatgttgttgataaggATGACATGCCATCTCCTGATGCCAATAAATTCGGTGCTCCTCACTTTGACGAGGTCTTTTTCGCTGAGGGCAAGGTTCTGACCGTTGGTCAGCCGATTGCCTTAGTTCTGGCGACTTCTCCTCTGCGAGCTCAGGAGGCTGCTCGAGCAGTCAAGATTGAATATGAAGATTTGCCATCCGTTCTCTCGATTGAGGATGCTATTGCAGCCGATAGCTACCACAACTTCTACCGACGAATCAAGAAGGGAGATACGGAGAAGGCTTTCAAGGAGTGTGACCATGTGTTCACTGGAACAGTGAGAATGGGCGGTCAAGAGCATTTTTACCTCGAGACCAATGCTTGCTTGGTTGTCCCCAAGCCTGAGGATGGAGAGATGGAGATCTTTGCCAGTACTCAGAACGCCAACGAAAC ACAAGTATTCGCTTCGCGAGTTTGCGATGTACAGTCAAATAAGGTTGTTGTTCGTGTCAAGCGACTGGGTGGCGCATTCGGAGGAAAGGAGTCACGATCAGTGATTCTCAGCTCCATCTTGGCGCTCGCCGcaaagaagaccaagagaCCAGTCCGATACATGCTGTCGCGAGAGGAAGACATGGTTACGAGCGGACAACGCCATCCTTTCCTTGGCAAGTACAAGGTCGGAGTGAACAAAGACGGTAAGATCCAAGCTTTGGACTGCGATGTCTTCAACAATGCAGGTTGGACGTTCGACCTCAGTGCAGCCGTGTGCGAGCGAGCAATGACCCATATCGATGGTTGCTACGATATTCCTAATGTGTACATTCGAGGACGCTTGTGCAAGACGAACACGATGTCTAACACTGCGTTCCGAGGATTTGGTGGACCTCAGGGCATGTTCATCGCAGAGTCGTACATGGAGGAGGTGGCTGACCGATTGGGAATGCCCGTCGAGACGCTGCGCCAGATCAACTTGTACGAGAAGGATGGCCAGACTCATTTCGGGCAAGGTCTTGGAGATTGGCATGTTCCCCTGATGTACAAGCAGGTGCAGGAAGAGGTGATGTACGAAGCACGCCGACATGCCATTACCGATTTCAACCAAACGAACAAGTGGCGGAAGAGAGGTCTTGCATTGATTCCGACCAAATTTGGTATTTCGTTCACCGCTCTATTTCTGAATCAGGCTGGCGCTTTGGTGCACATCTATCACGACGGCTCTGTCTTGGTGGCCCATGGTGGTACTGAGATGGGACAAGGATTGTATACCAAGCTCACCCAAATTGCAGCACAAGCACTGGGTGTTCCATTGGACAATGTCTTCATATCCGAGACTTCAACCAACACAGTGGCCAACGCCTCTGCAACAGCTGCTTCGGCCTCGTCAGATCTGAACGGATACGCCATCTTCAACGCATGTGAGCAGCTGAACGAGCGATTAGCACCATATCGAAAGAAGCTGGGCCCTGAGGCGACCATGAAGGATCTCGCTCATGCTGCTTACTTCGACCGTGTCAATCTTTCTGCCCAAGGCTTCTACAAAACGCCCGAAATTGGATACGACTGGAATACTAACAAGGGCAAGATGTTCTTCTACTTCACTCAGGGAGTCGCCGCAGCTGAAGTGGAACTTGACCTGCTGACTGGAACGTGGACCTGCATACGCGCAGACATCAAGATGGATGTTGGTCAGTCTATCAACCCAGCGATCGACTATGGTCAAATCCAGGGTGCGTTCATGCAAGGTCTCGGTCTCTTCACAATGGAAGAATCGTTGTGGCTACGTAACGGTCCCATGGCCGGACATCTCTTCACACGGGGTCCTGGCGCATACAAGATTCCTGGGTTCCGAGATATCCCTCAGACTTTCAACGTGTCACTTCTCAAAGACGTGGAATGGAAAGAGCTACGTACCATTCAACGCAGCCGTGGTGTAGGTGAACCGCCATTCTTCATGGGAAGCTCGGTCTTCTTCGCTATTCGAGATGCACTCAAGGCAGCGCGCGCACAATCCGGAGTAAAGGCTACGATCGGCGATGACTCTTGTGAGGGGCTTCTGCGGCTCGAGAGTCCAGCGACACCTGAAAGGATCCGATTGGCGTgtgaggatgagatcatGCGCAAGGCGAGAGTTTTGCCGAAGGAGGGAGAGAGGAGTTTCTTCGTTGCGATCTAG
- a CDS encoding related to transcription factors, translating to MTDRNAATMGKSAKQEPVKGDDGKAVNRDKSSNATASGNHKAPTKKRRKVNHDVVLRMCSRGFALGFQAVDSSTPIPGAWLNMAHESIYRNKKSIGLTSLRRFIIACVYCRRSERPCTRCIKRNIGHLCHDEPRDADSKKAKSVQSTQSIQAPSVVDESDAQSDMARSSISSTMGPPPPTFDTTRQRGSKSFGGVLGQGSPLSIVQPGQVSGLQGNALNNGNSNANQFAGFQDAWMTAQNHFHDMNSYHPNYMIASEVTHEFNLLNDFLHTSLLDDGSVPPEEQQSPAFKRSSQSQSEMLPMFGNNNTNTSMGVGGSNTMSNMTEGSMLPPPPNVEGKNIPRPGSVVPADKAREYYLQAADPSGNDTPEERMARVLKAKYDAGLLKPFNYINGYSRLGAYLNSHITTASREKILRTIARFRPAFREKAHALTDIELVYVEMWFEKQLMDYDRVFASMAVPACCWRRTGEIFRGNKEMAELIGVSVAQLRDGKIALHEILTEESMVRYWEEFGTIAFDPAHETLLTACSLKNPTPGSTHPVVKCCFSFMIRRDEHKLIGTEFATDLLSKLPTSCDSSSTDVLLSDLNHHIATANVLAENRIAPPLEVSRNLKDIGRKLWNECIKERRKRANLLQSASRTQLLVRTRVLAFLAHALAREHRRGKRRDNLEEIIYMMGLSLTLARVCVESSDLDGALLSMAKAADYIGQLKNINNLTTEDRAQVQKIEAEYLTMRCALSWKQGRLDVAEHMYAKADVLLHNLDPISAEHLADTFHGIGGDLLSKGDNEMALKWLRRALDLINDQALERLSTEGLELRISIYHELIQAFLATGSQDGLQEAENLVSHVESEIGDKPVVLHWRLEILQRSPSEVFNADACASILRRMIRSLDLSDAGLGFLLHGISELRIRGPRLAIGLMDELLLRKLMPSCNMDWIGKAIVRRVWMGTMEADASVSVADLTQTLDQLVQEAGQCDVEASTAALSLIWKKLDTSYSKKQYKESQLWCQLALHSIFANSGEACQGKFSRRLVLCATSCSDAETAFSAFHSMPKSTQDEPLTRYLMFRVSLLNWDHDLGRQCVEFLGKFAEKSQCRDILYACIRDAQHVGDKLMTLEALKAVAETFDDEGSLTINLPSILRCTIRLIHSLESQGGSEGDASPELAEETCRIFERACEHAKLDPRDEQGCKVFTGLWHLIRIFRVCLAFVDCYPSDLPSEDDTDLRLMSVRCHFVIAAALVSQARTEDKVDEQLQQYLETRRHISEFDTLFDTHFRNDPKSQIYPDLLAKLSTLFVFDFESAVCLKSWDDLSQIIRKAQICQNETMYKAMGDCLLRSEASGNVVYGTMRLIINEIFSLEQFDNQQLAKYMRCMFQAILPLDDNLAFQVVEQAVQIAREGSQVQKPFPAEDLDWIIATTFNHAIDILARGDEDLCQQWAMKALDLTKYMDDNGDMRDMLQERVVKLGLSKGAPS from the exons ATGACCGACCGGAATGCCGCTACCATGGGCAAGAGCGCTAAGCAGGAGCCTGTCAAAGGCGACGATGGCAAGGCTGTGAATCGCGACAAGAGCTCGAATGCCACTGCTTCTGGCAATCATAAGGCCCCTACGAAAAAGAGACGCAAAGTCAACCACG ATGTGGTGTTGCGCATGTGCTCACGGGGGTTTGCGCTGGGGTT CCAAGCCGTCGACTCTTCAACTCCAATTCCGGGGGCATGGTTGAACATGGCGCATGAATCTATCTATCGTAACAAGAAGAGCATTGGGCTGACATCGCTGCGGCGCTTCATTATAGCTTGCGTATATTGTCGACGATCT GAGAGACCATGTACCAGATGCATTAAACGGAATATTGGACATCTCTGTCACGATGAGCCTCGCGATGCCGATtccaagaaagcaaagagTGTCCAGAGCACCCAGAGCATACAGGCGCCCTCTGTAGTTGATGAATCGGATGCACAGTCCGATATGGCTCGTAGCTCGATTTCTAGTACCATGGGCCCACCTCCCCCAACGTTCGACACGACGAGGCAGCGAGGTTCCAAATCTTTTGGGGGAGTGCTCGGTCAAGGAAGCCCACTGTCCATTGTGCAACCCGGCCAGGTCTCGGGCTTGCAGGGCAATGCGTTGAACAACGGCAACAGTAACGCGAATCAAT TTGCGGGTTTCCAAGATGCGTGGATGACAGCTCAGAACCATTTTCATGATATGAACAGCTATCACCCCAATTACATGATTGCCTCAGAAGTCACTCACGagttcaatcttctcaacgatTTCCTCCATACGAGTCTGCTCGATGACGGTAGTGTACCTCCAGAGGAACAACAGAGCCCGGCATTCAAGCGGTCGAGCCAGAGCCAGTCGGAGATGCTACCCATGTTTGGTAATAATAACACAAACACCTCTATGGGAGTCGGTGGTTCAAACACCATGTCAAACATGACAGAGGGATCAATGCTGCCACCCCCTCCGAATGTTGAGGGCAAGAACATTCCACGACCGGGAAGCGTTGTGCCCGCCGACAAGGCTCGCGAATACTATCTACAAGCTGCCGACCCATCAGGCAACGACACGCCAGAGGAGCGAATGGCGCGTGTGCTAAAGGCCAAGTACGACGCTGGACTCTTAAAGCCGTTCAATTACATCAACGGTTATTCTCGCTTGGGTGCATATCTCAATTCACACATCACAACAGCGTCAAGGGAAAAGATTCTGAGGACCATCGCCCGGTTCCGGCCCGCTTTTCGAGAAAAGGCACATGCTTTGACGGATATAGAACTTGTGTACGTTGAGATGTGGTTTGAGAAGCAGCTCATGGACTATGACCGGGTGTTTGCAAGCATGGCAGTGCCCGCGTGCTGCTGGCGAAGAACCGGTGAAATCTTCAGGGGCAACAAGGAGATGGCCGAATTGATTGGCGTGTCAGTAGCTCAGCTTAGAGAT GGCAAAATCGCGTTGCACGAAATCCTCACAGAAGAATCAATGGTGCGATACTGGGAAGAGTTTGGCACGATTGCCTTCGATCCAGCACACGAGACCCTCTTGACGGCCTGCTCCCTGAAGAACCCAACCCCTGGGTCAACGCATCCAGTTGTGAAATGTTGTTTCTCGTTCATGATCAGAAGAGACGAGCACAAACT TATCGGCACAGAATTCGCCACAGATCTCCTTTCCAAGTTGCCCACCTCATGTGACTCGAGCTCAACCGATGTTCTCCTTTCCGATCTGAACCATCACATAGCCACAGCCAATGTTCTTGCGGAGAACCGCATTGCTCCTCCGTTAGAAGTCTCCAGGAATCTCAAGGATATCGGGAGGAAGCTATGGAACGAATGTATCAAAGAAAGGAGAAAGAGGGCCAACCTCCTACAGTCGGCTTCTAGAACTCAACTGCTGGTTCGCACTCGGGTCCTGGCCTTCCTCGCCCATGCTCTCGCACGGGAGCATCGACGTGGTAAAAGGAGGGATAATCTGGAAGAAATTATATACATGATGGGCTTGTCACTCACATTAGCGCGAGTGTGTGTCGAATCATCGGACCTGGACGGAGCGCTTCTAAGTATGGCCAAAGCCGCGGATTACATCGGCCAACTCAAGAATATCAACAATTTGACTACTGAAGATAGGGCTCAGGTGCAAAAGATTGAGGCTGAATACTTGACCATGCGATGTGCTTTG TCGTGGAAACAGGGCCGTCTCGACGTTGCGGAGCACATGTACGCCAAAGCAGATGTCCTCTTACACAATCTCGATCCAATTTCTGCTGAACATTTGGCTGACACGTTTCACGGAATCGGAGGCGACCTCTTGTCCAAGGGCGATAATGAAATGGCTTTGAAGTGGCTCCGACGAGCACTTGACCTCATAAATGACCAAGCGCTAGAAAGGCTTTCAACAGAAGGGTTGGAACTTCGAATATCCATCTACCACGAACTCATACAGGCATTTCTCGCCACAGGATCGCAAGATGGACTACAAGAAGCTGAGAATCTAGTGTCGCATGTTGAATCAGAGATCGGGGACAAGCCAGTGGTTTTACATTGGAGACTCGAGATTCTTCAACGATCTCCAAGCGAAGTCTTCAACGCCGATGCATGCGCGAGTATACTGCGCCGTATGATACGTTCGCTCGATCTTTCGGACGCTGGGCTCGGCTTTCTTCTGCATGGTATCAGCGAACTGCGAATCAGAGGTCCACGTTTGGCGATAGGCCTCATGGATGAGTTATTGCTCAGGAAGCTTATGCCTTCTTGTAACATGGACTGGATAGGCAAGGCCATTGTCCGGCGAGTTTGGATGGGCACGATGGAAGCAGACGCGTCTGTGAGCGTAGCAGATTTAACCCAGACCCTGGATCAGCTCGTTCAAGAAGCTGGTCAGTGTGATGTTGAGGCCTCGACTGCTGCACTTTCT CTCATTTGGAAGAAGCTCGATACTAGTTATTCCAAGAAACAGTACAAAGAATCCCAGCTTTGGTGCCAGCTTGCGCTCCACTCTATCTTTGCGAATAGTGGCGAGGCATGCCAGGGCAAGTTCAGCAGAAGGCTAGTGCTGTGCGCTACTTCTTGTAGTGATGCAGAGACTGCATTTTCTGCATTTCACTCAATGCCTAAAAGTACCCAGGATGAGCCGCTGACTAGATACCTCATGTTCAGGGTTTCTCTTCTGAACTGGGACCATGACTTGGGTCGTCAATGTGTCGAATTCCTGGGCAAATTTGCCGAGAAATCTCAGTGTCGAGATATACTATACGCATGTATAAGAGATGCACAGCACGTCGGCGATAAGCTGATGACCTTGGAAGCTTTAAAGGCGGTTGCTGAAacctttgatgatgaaggctcTTTGACTATCAATCTGCCATCGATTCTGAGGTGTACCATCAGGCTTATACACTCGCTTGAGTCGCAAGGGGGTAGCGAAGGAGACGCAAGTCCTGAACTTGCAGAAGAAACTTGCCGGATTTTCGAAAGGG CTTGTGAGCACGCCAAATTGGATCCAAGGGATGAGCAAGGTTGCAAAGTCTTCACA GGGCTGTGGCATCTGATCCGTATTTTCCGTGTGTGTCTCGCATTTGTGGATTGTTACCCATCCGATCTTCCTTCGGAGGATGATACTGATCTACGACTTATGTCCGTCCGTTGCCACTTTGTCATCGCCGCGGCACTTGTCTCCCAGGCTCGTACCGAGGACAAGGTTGATGAACAGCTGCAGCAGTACCTTGAAACGAGGCGGCACATTTCAGAATTCGACACCCTTTTTGACACTCATTTCCGAAACGATCCCAAGTCTCAGATCTATCCCGACCTCCTAGCCAAGCTATCAACgctttttgtctttgacttcGAGAGTGCCGTGTGCTTAAAGAGTTGGGACGATCTTAGTCAGATTATCAGGAAGGCCCAAATTTGCCAAAATGAGACTATGTATAAGGCAATGGGAGACTGCTTGTTAAGGAGTGAAGCTTCAGGAAATG TCGTGTATGGAACCATGCGGCTTATAATCAATGAGATATTCTCACTGGAGCAATTTGACAACCAGCAACTCGCAAAGTACATGCGTTGCATGTTCCAAGCTATTCTACCCCTGGACGACAACCTTGCCTTCCAGGTTGTGGAACAAGCAGTCCAGATAGCACGCGAAGGAAGCCAA GTGCAGAAGCCTTTTCCTGCAGAGGACTTGGACTGGATCATCGCAACAACATTCAATCATGCGATTGATATCTTGGCAAGAGGTG
- a CDS encoding probable BNA3-Arylformamidase yields MSNQTQKLKPAARVQGQKKDVWSMINEAAASSPIQPIVNLGQGFFGYNPPDFILNAAKEALDRVECNQYAPAKGRPRLRKALADAYSPFWRRQLDPETDIIITTGANEGMLSAFMGFIEPGDEVIVFEPFFDQYISNIQMPGGKVVYVPLHPPETGATKNSSAADWTIDFDELEKAFTPRTKMIVINTPHNPVGKVFHKDELQKIADLAVKHQTIILSDEVYDRLFYVPFTRIANLSPEVEKLTLTVGSAGKNFYATGWRVGWLIGPPELIQPVTAAHTRICFSTPAPFQEAAAIGFEQADKNGFWDETIKEMKAKVDRLNEVFEELNLPVTYPEGGYFLLVNMAKVKLPEDYPFPPHVASRPRDFKLAWFLIQEIGVAAIPPTEFYTPNNAHLAEDYIRFAVCKNDDILEQAKERLRGLKKYIQE; encoded by the exons ATGAGTAACCAGACGCAAAAGCTCAAGCCCGCGGCTCGAGTCCagggccagaagaaggatgtTTG GTCCATGATCAATGAGGCCGCTGCGTCTTCACCTATCCAGCCTATTGTGAACTTGGGTCAGGGGTTCTTTGGCTACAACCCTCCTGACTTCATTCTTAACGCTGCCAAGGAGGCTTTGGATCGTGTTGAGTGCAATCAGTATGCGCCTGCTAAGGGACGACCGCGGTTGAGGAAAGCCCTTGCGGATGCGTACTCACCATTCTGGAGGCGTCAGTTGGACCCTGAGACTGATATTATCATCACAACTGGTGCTAATGAGGGTATGCTGAGTGCATTCATGGGTTTTATTGAACCTGGCGATGAGGTTATTGTGTTTGAGCCATTCTTTGATCA ATACATTAGCAATATTCAAATGCCCGGAGGCAAGGTCGTCTATGTTCCCCTTCATCCTCCCGAGACAGGAGCCACAAAGAACTCTTCTGCCGCAGACTGGACAATCGACTTtgacgagctcgagaaggccTTCACACCCCGCACCAAGATGATTGTCATTAACACTCCCC ACAACCCTGTAGGCAAGGTCTTCCACAAGGACGAGTTACAAAAGATTGCCGACCTCGCTGTCAAGCACCAGACTATCATTCTTTCAGATGAGGTTTATGACCGTCTTTTCTACGTGCCGTTTACACGAATTGCCAACCTTTCTCCTGAGGTGGAGAAGCTCACTCTCACTGTTGGATCTGCTGGCAAGAACTTTTATGCCACCGGCTGGCGTGTCG GCTGGCTGATTGGGCCCCCAGAGCTGATCCAGCCCGTCACTGCTGCCCACACCCGCATCTGCTTCTCCACACCCGCCCCCTTTCAAGAAGCCGCCGCCATTGGTTTCGAGCAAGCCGACAAGAATGGTTTCTGGGATGAGACCATCAAGGAGATGAAGGCAAAGGTCGACCGTCTCAACGAGGTATTCGAGGAACTCAACCTACCCGTGACATACCCCGAGGGCGGTTACTTCCTGCTtgtcaacatggccaaggtcaagctcCCAGAGGACTACCCCTTTCCTCCTCATGTCGCAAGCCGGCCTCGAGATTTCAAGCTGGCGTGGTTCCTCATCCAGGAGATTGGTGTTGCGGCTATTCCTCCTACGGAATTTTATACTCCAAACAATGCGCACTTGGCGGAGGATTATATCCGATTTGCTGTGTGTAAGAATGATGATATCTTGGAGCAGGCTAAGGAGAGGCTAAGGGGGCTGAAGAAGTACATTCAAGAGTAG